Proteins co-encoded in one Candidatus Afararchaeum irisae genomic window:
- a CDS encoding ATP-dependent DNA helicase: MIDPNDQQEKLIESTEGIHVVDAGAGTGKTFAVTRRYANILESKPVEPDDLLLLTFTNNAADEMKERIIRRCEYDAPSLREAPISTFHSLCNRILQRHGFDSPRLLGIDNSLSPSTRVIENELIEGQEFRRFYHRYIDENPEYEDYHRVVSNPGEVLGLIKSLASKGIIPTDSGWYRNSEEYLDGNFDEFRELFDEANKPRNDGNSQSLLRKKLNGYDKKNFLPDAPEKGEIRESGPDKQISKSYAGEAFYDDRDELKDFVHDIYLSYIEYALDRNYLNYSFLQIFAYALLCEDHSLRDELRYSYVMIDEFQDTSEIQFKLALLLSQKDNLCVVGDWKQSIFSFQYASVENITRFEDRLRRYRDELNEDYQRVDYPVDSVNTISLIENYRSSQEILDFSKQSLTLRGSKRERIEEDVLSDFTELNAKNDSEHTSIESFTSSSEKESVLTKIQEIVDNDDYLLEFEEDGETVERTPEYGDIAVLTRTREFGRKLYRKARNHDIPVSYEGPIQLFRTNPGIILLAWLRVLHDRSSERGWSVILENAGYTLDEVNHILEKGEYPSAMIEFRQELDQLRDPSAVARKVFSRYGICDGFSDGIINVLQSTFNNTYMNTGELVDFITASIREGETYEVDNSLDENAVTVQTIHAAKGLEYPIVFIADINNNRFPSRVSNSSNITYEDPMGIRQKKLYSDGPDTPAYLYDNWRTEIINKCLGNDYDEERRLMYVAMTRAKRYLFFSADSENSSRFFRELETETEPKELSPDIRESRHTESEREVLDIEEIPERSYMKMSLHSIMERVETSVDGEGTEYGSKVHEFAEDYALGEDVKPENPDEENVRRLIDSLEGGLIVEETAFLPLDIGDDHRQVTLEGVVDLIHVSEEESSVDIIDYKTDRSREAESEYRKQLSAYYNVLNEVFDSSEVSTYIFYTHMDELVEVDPMSKKELADVVGRKLESW; this comes from the coding sequence ATGATTGATCCGAACGATCAACAGGAGAAGCTGATAGAAAGCACCGAAGGCATACATGTCGTAGACGCAGGTGCAGGCACGGGCAAGACTTTCGCTGTCACAAGGCGATACGCGAACATACTTGAATCAAAACCAGTAGAGCCCGACGACCTTCTTCTCCTGACTTTCACCAACAACGCTGCCGATGAGATGAAAGAACGCATCATAAGAAGATGTGAGTACGATGCTCCCTCTTTACGTGAGGCACCCATCTCCACGTTTCACAGCCTCTGCAACCGCATCCTTCAGAGACACGGCTTCGACTCCCCGCGCCTTCTCGGCATCGATAACTCGCTTTCGCCCTCTACCCGCGTGATAGAGAACGAGTTGATCGAGGGACAGGAGTTCAGGAGGTTCTACCACAGGTACATCGACGAGAATCCCGAGTACGAGGACTACCACCGTGTGGTGAGCAACCCGGGAGAAGTTCTGGGTCTGATAAAATCGCTCGCTTCGAAGGGCATAATACCTACCGACTCGGGATGGTACAGAAACTCAGAAGAATATCTCGACGGTAACTTTGACGAGTTCAGGGAGCTCTTCGACGAGGCGAACAAGCCCCGAAACGACGGTAACTCACAGTCCCTCCTTAGAAAGAAGCTTAATGGGTACGACAAAAAGAACTTTCTCCCCGATGCTCCCGAGAAGGGAGAGATACGTGAATCCGGACCCGATAAGCAGATCAGCAAATCCTACGCGGGTGAGGCATTTTACGACGACCGCGACGAACTCAAGGACTTTGTACACGACATATATCTCTCCTACATCGAATACGCTCTCGACCGCAACTACCTCAACTACAGCTTTCTGCAGATCTTCGCCTACGCCCTCCTTTGCGAGGATCACAGCCTCAGGGACGAGTTGAGATACAGCTACGTTATGATAGACGAGTTTCAGGACACCAGCGAGATACAGTTCAAGCTCGCGTTGCTTCTGTCTCAGAAGGACAACCTCTGCGTGGTCGGCGACTGGAAGCAGAGCATATTCAGCTTTCAGTACGCGTCTGTGGAGAACATAACGCGGTTCGAGGATCGCCTGAGAAGATACAGAGACGAGTTAAACGAGGATTATCAGCGTGTGGATTATCCTGTCGACAGCGTCAACACGATAAGCCTCATAGAAAATTACCGTTCGAGCCAGGAGATACTCGACTTCTCGAAGCAGTCATTGACTCTCAGAGGATCAAAACGCGAGAGGATAGAGGAGGACGTGCTGAGTGACTTCACTGAACTCAACGCAAAGAACGACAGCGAACACACGAGCATCGAGTCCTTCACCAGTAGCAGCGAGAAAGAATCCGTGCTGACCAAGATACAGGAGATAGTGGATAACGACGACTATCTCCTTGAGTTCGAAGAGGACGGTGAAACTGTTGAACGGACCCCCGAGTACGGAGACATAGCAGTGCTTACAAGAACGCGGGAGTTCGGGAGAAAGCTCTACAGAAAAGCCCGTAACCACGACATACCCGTATCGTACGAGGGTCCGATACAGCTTTTCAGAACCAACCCCGGAATAATACTTCTCGCGTGGCTGAGAGTGCTTCACGACAGAAGCTCGGAGAGAGGGTGGTCGGTAATACTTGAGAACGCCGGCTACACTCTTGACGAGGTAAATCATATCCTCGAAAAAGGGGAGTATCCCAGCGCAATGATCGAGTTCAGGCAAGAACTTGATCAACTACGCGACCCCTCCGCGGTAGCCAGAAAGGTCTTCAGCCGGTACGGTATATGTGATGGTTTCTCCGACGGTATCATCAACGTCCTCCAGTCCACCTTCAACAACACCTACATGAACACAGGGGAGCTCGTTGATTTCATAACCGCGAGCATACGTGAGGGAGAAACCTACGAGGTCGACAACAGCCTTGACGAAAACGCTGTAACCGTACAGACTATCCACGCCGCGAAAGGGCTGGAGTATCCGATAGTGTTCATCGCCGACATCAACAACAACCGCTTCCCATCCCGTGTAAGTAACTCCTCGAACATAACCTATGAGGACCCCATGGGGATCAGACAGAAGAAGCTGTACAGCGATGGACCTGATACTCCTGCCTACCTCTACGATAACTGGAGGACGGAGATCATCAATAAATGTCTCGGCAACGACTACGATGAGGAGCGCCGTCTAATGTACGTCGCCATGACGCGTGCCAAGAGATATCTGTTCTTCAGCGCCGACTCGGAGAACTCAAGCCGGTTCTTCCGAGAACTCGAAACCGAAACAGAGCCGAAGGAGCTCTCCCCAGATATACGCGAGTCCAGACACACCGAATCCGAGAGAGAGGTTCTCGACATCGAGGAGATACCGGAGCGGTCGTACATGAAGATGTCACTTCATTCGATCATGGAAAGGGTTGAAACCTCCGTAGATGGAGAAGGGACCGAATACGGGAGCAAGGTCCACGAGTTCGCGGAGGATTACGCTCTTGGTGAGGATGTAAAGCCGGAAAATCCCGACGAGGAGAACGTACGACGGCTTATCGACTCCCTTGAAGGAGGACTGATTGTAGAAGAGACAGCGTTTCTACCGCTTGATATCGGTGACGATCACAGGCAGGTAACTCTGGAGGGAGTGGTCGATCTTATACATGTTAGTGAAGAGGAGAGCAGTGTAGATATTATCGACTACAAGACCGACCGTAGCCGTGAGGCAGAAAGTGAGTACAGAAAACAGCTAAGCGCCTACTACAACGTCCTGAACGAGGTGTTCGATAGCTCGGAGGTCTCCACGTATATCTTCTACACTCATATGGATGAGCTCGTCGAAGTCGATCCAATGTCCAAGAAAGAACTGGCTGACGTTGTGGGGAGAAAACTAGAAAGCTGGTAA
- a CDS encoding PD-(D/E)XK nuclease family protein, producing MTIQKAKTVEEIYDEVKNYDLVLTVDAPLSDAINTRLESPVLGNFAITPRRLVYSQRQNQDLIDRRQLFIEVIHRTDLTWKQSVYLLDNIIDCWQETGNLHRILEYPEFDSRATRQVINVIENTENIFRAMDEYTVDEDLSVAVVALHQFNALDRKVLPENYDVIDPLKDEEHELPEFKVFNSATSLIQAIRDNVSPQNAHEAAVVMNPDSQYRPLAESALQADDIPYMYTEEFSDNEDLRTFLKILRTALSGSRLRVSDLRPILPEIDKDIRVTHNEKLLHEIDELDGFKEFAEKLDDLTFDEAVSELEDLSRSKFEDELRENLEELGILDSRVTEENVNGLEYYLDTFDIPEEEGNYGVLFASSLAAAYVDRPFVFHVGLDASWTHDIPYKPWTDREKHEERFLKDFQILLQNGQNTYFLVQDTIKNQKVTPCFYFYELLSNDAERFIDFDNHAKYRNPLPSEGEGFDPPTDNEYELPPKEIQTLSQSSLKKLVSCPRQYFFSRVLDIPRTYYFERGELLHDFAEFYVNHPDFVLDRGADDFVEIMLDSISPYVDPLELDIYETDFRIGIKNIIELIDSEEVEEFDIEGYEKEDSTNTFSQHYNLPLESKITEVTFDNPDIGAKGRVDLLGSDDHIIDYKTGSMSNVYRSSLVKKAKVDLLDDDDTDPNFQSIHYLMHHREVIPNSDLYFSFFYPLDNVEDDFDGNRDPYDSLLTIDYYPRTFREHIPERETFDYLYRAKTRKRLLDPLGYENYREVFLDLSVSNEALYDKDMIQEELFDELVRECHTYLEIGRGKDLTENQLESAVKSILKKLVTYHKNCFFEDDVDRHEEFVNEKIDEVNRYRRTRFPVGDIDREDLDREFMDLVIEDD from the coding sequence GTGACCATTCAGAAGGCAAAGACGGTAGAGGAGATATACGACGAGGTAAAGAATTATGACCTCGTTCTCACCGTCGATGCTCCTCTCTCGGACGCCATAAACACGCGTCTTGAATCCCCCGTTCTCGGCAACTTCGCGATAACTCCAAGACGACTTGTCTACAGCCAGAGACAGAACCAGGATCTGATCGACAGACGCCAGCTGTTCATAGAGGTTATACACAGAACCGACCTGACGTGGAAGCAGTCGGTATACCTCCTCGACAACATAATCGACTGCTGGCAGGAGACGGGCAACCTGCACCGCATACTCGAATACCCCGAGTTCGACAGCAGGGCTACACGCCAAGTGATCAACGTCATAGAGAACACCGAGAACATCTTCAGGGCGATGGACGAGTACACTGTTGACGAAGACCTCTCCGTAGCTGTTGTGGCACTTCACCAGTTCAACGCTCTCGACAGAAAGGTTCTGCCCGAGAACTACGACGTCATCGACCCTCTGAAGGACGAGGAGCACGAGCTCCCCGAGTTCAAGGTGTTCAACTCGGCAACGAGCCTGATTCAGGCTATCCGTGACAACGTATCACCACAGAACGCCCACGAAGCCGCCGTGGTTATGAATCCCGACAGCCAGTACCGTCCTCTCGCTGAGTCGGCGCTACAGGCCGATGACATCCCCTACATGTACACCGAGGAGTTCTCGGATAACGAAGACCTGCGGACATTCTTAAAGATACTCAGAACCGCGCTCTCGGGCAGCCGCCTCCGAGTCAGCGACCTCCGTCCCATACTCCCCGAAATAGACAAAGACATCCGGGTAACCCATAACGAGAAACTCTTGCATGAGATAGACGAACTCGACGGCTTCAAAGAGTTCGCCGAGAAGTTAGATGATCTGACGTTCGACGAGGCTGTGTCCGAGCTTGAGGACCTATCGCGGTCCAAGTTCGAGGACGAACTACGCGAAAACCTCGAAGAACTCGGCATACTCGACAGCCGTGTCACAGAAGAAAACGTCAACGGACTTGAGTACTATCTCGACACGTTCGATATCCCCGAGGAAGAAGGCAACTACGGCGTTCTGTTCGCCTCCTCGCTCGCAGCCGCATATGTGGACCGACCGTTCGTCTTTCACGTCGGACTCGATGCCTCATGGACGCACGATATACCCTATAAGCCCTGGACCGACCGCGAGAAACACGAGGAAAGGTTTCTCAAGGATTTTCAGATTCTTCTCCAGAACGGGCAGAACACGTATTTCTTGGTCCAGGATACGATCAAGAACCAGAAGGTGACTCCCTGTTTCTACTTCTACGAGCTTCTTTCGAACGACGCAGAACGATTCATTGACTTCGATAACCACGCCAAGTACAGAAACCCTCTGCCATCGGAGGGTGAGGGATTCGATCCTCCAACCGACAACGAATACGAATTACCCCCAAAAGAGATACAGACTCTCAGCCAGTCAAGCCTCAAGAAACTGGTAAGCTGCCCGCGTCAGTACTTCTTCTCGCGTGTGCTTGATATACCGAGGACGTATTACTTCGAGCGCGGAGAACTCCTCCATGACTTCGCGGAGTTCTACGTCAACCACCCCGATTTTGTACTTGATCGAGGTGCAGACGATTTCGTAGAAATCATGCTTGACTCCATCTCTCCCTATGTCGATCCTCTCGAACTCGATATCTACGAAACCGATTTCAGGATAGGCATAAAGAACATAATCGAGTTAATAGACAGCGAGGAGGTTGAGGAGTTCGATATCGAAGGATACGAGAAGGAGGACAGCACCAACACGTTCAGCCAGCACTACAATCTCCCGCTGGAGTCGAAGATAACCGAGGTAACCTTCGACAATCCCGACATCGGCGCGAAGGGACGCGTGGACCTTCTGGGGTCGGACGACCACATCATCGATTACAAGACAGGGAGTATGAGCAACGTGTACAGGTCCTCGCTGGTGAAGAAGGCGAAGGTCGATCTTCTGGATGACGATGATACCGACCCCAACTTTCAGTCGATACATTATCTCATGCACCACCGCGAGGTGATCCCTAACTCCGATCTCTATTTCAGTTTCTTCTATCCACTCGATAACGTCGAGGACGATTTTGACGGCAACAGGGACCCCTACGACAGCCTGCTGACAATCGATTACTACCCGCGGACCTTCAGAGAGCATATCCCCGAGAGAGAAACCTTCGACTACCTCTACAGAGCAAAAACGAGAAAGAGACTACTCGACCCACTCGGATACGAAAACTACAGGGAGGTTTTCTTGGACCTCAGCGTGTCGAACGAGGCTCTCTACGACAAAGATATGATACAGGAGGAGCTATTTGACGAACTCGTTCGCGAGTGCCATACCTACCTCGAAATAGGCAGGGGCAAGGACCTGACCGAGAACCAGCTGGAGAGCGCGGTAAAATCGATACTAAAGAAGCTGGTGACCTACCACAAGAACTGTTTCTTTGAGGACGACGTCGACCGCCATGAGGAGTTCGTGAACGAGAAGATAGACGAGGTCAACAGATACCGGAGGACGCGCTTCCCTGTTGGCGACATAGATCGTGAGGACCTCGATAGAGAGTTCATGGATCTGGTGATAGAGGATGATTGA